A region from the Phycisphaerales bacterium genome encodes:
- a CDS encoding DMT family protein, producing MPFGLPRWLITVVLLVGSNTFMTFAWYFHLKKKDAWPLFMAIGISWLIALPEYLLQVPANRIGHMSATGGGEGGGGGGGLTTPQLKILQECITLVVFLVFSLKVMGDTWHWRDGVAMGLVLLAVVVAMWGRV from the coding sequence ATGCCCTTTGGACTCCCTCGCTGGCTGATCACGGTCGTGCTGCTCGTCGGGTCGAACACGTTCATGACCTTCGCGTGGTACTTCCACCTGAAGAAGAAGGACGCCTGGCCTCTCTTCATGGCGATCGGGATCTCGTGGCTGATCGCGCTGCCGGAATATCTGCTGCAGGTCCCGGCGAATCGGATCGGGCACATGAGCGCGACGGGCGGCGGAGAAGGCGGGGGCGGGGGTGGTGGGCTGACGACGCCGCAACTCAAGATCCTCCAGGAATGCATCACGCTCGTGGTCTTCCTCGTCTTCTCCCTCAAGGTCATGGGCGACACATGGCATTGGCGAGACGGCGTGGCAATGGGCCTTGTTCTGCTCGCCGTCGTCGTCGCGATGTGGGGGAGGGTGTGA